AAATTATTTTAAAATATTCTCTAAGGTTTTATCTTTCAACATTTCTAAATTCAACAAATAATCTGCTTTATCAAAATATTCACGTAAAGGTTTTTGGGTTGATTTCCAACCAGCGCCGTCAGTAATCCATATGAAAGTGATGTCTTGTGCATTCCAATATTCATTCATTTTTACATATTCAGTAGCGGTAGATTTTAATTTAGAACCACCACCGCCGTAAAAATTGCATTCAATAAAATAAAGTTTGCCATTTTTATTGATTGCAAAATCTAAATTACGAGAAGATTTATCTACTTCAATATCAATATTCCAATGCTGTTTAATTTTTTTGGCATTAGCTTGTGCCATATAATCAAAGCCTAATTCATCACAAGCTTGTTTGACAAATTTTTCGACAATGTTTTCCATTAGTGTTCCACCTCTGTTTTTCCTGCCATTGCTGTCTAAACCAACTTCAACACCAGTAACATAATCTACTAGGTTTTTAACTTTTTTATCTTTCATCAAATCTCCTAAACCAGATTGTATGAAGAAAATTGCAAGGTCTTTACAATCTTCATCTGACATTAATCTGTGCTTAAAATCATAGTCTTTGTAAATAAAATTTGTTTCGTCAATTAAAATAGAAACGGAAGTACTTCTAAATGCAATTAAAAAAGGAAAAGCTTTAATGACTTGTGGATATTCTTTAATTAGGTCGAAAACTTCCTTTTCTATATTATCTTTTCCAATAAGAACATTTAAAAGATTCAATTCCTTTTCAATGGGCTTAATATTTTTATGGACTTTTTCCCAATTCACAAAATAATTCCAAAGTGTAATTCCCTTGTCCTTAAATGTTGTTGATATTTGTTCAAAAAGTAAATCTTCATTTTCTAAATTAAGCAATTGACAAAGTTTGTTCATTCTTGTAGTTGGTTATTAGTAATTCGGTTAGTTTTCCTCTTTTTTCTGCATTAGCATTGATACTTCTTCTTGCAAATACTCTATTAATATGAAACTCATCGTATATATCATCAAAGAAATTATCATCCATATCTTTTCCTTTGACATCTGAATTACTCAAAATCCAATTATGCTCTAATGTATTTAAAGTTTTGCAAAAATCTCTTAGGCGAATTTGTTCCTTATCGTCAAATTCGTCTTTAGAATAAGTGTTGAAACTAGAGGTTTTACTTAATGGTTTGTAGGGTGGGTCGAAATAGAATAATGCAGGTTTTTCTGCGTAAAGTAATGTTTGTTGGTAATCACCTGTTAGGATTTCTACCTTCTGCAAAGCTTCACTTACTGCAAAAATATTTTCTGCATCACATATCATTGGTTTTTTATAACTACCAATAGGAACATTGAAGCCATTGCTTTTATTTACACGAAATAAACCATTGAAGCACGTCCTGTTTAGAAAAATAAATAAAGCTGCTTGAGTTACTTTATCAGCAGATCGAGTATTAAAAAGGGTTCTTTTTTGTGTATAATATTCTCTTTTATTTTCAACTTCTAAATCAATTGAATGGTACTCTTCTTGAAAATCTTTAAGCACAGAAATCAATTCAATTGGATTTGATGCAATTATTTTATAAACATTAGTTAGGTCGGCATTAATATCATTAATTACTGCTTTTTCAACTTTAGGAAAATTATTTAAAATCCAAAATAAAATAGCACCGCTGCCTACAAAAGGTTCAACAAATGTGAACTTCTTGTTCATAAATTTTTTAGGGAGTACTTTTTCAATATCTGTTATCAACTGTGTTTTTCCACCAGCCCATTTTAAAAAAGGTTTTGCTTTTTTATTTTCCATTTGCATTCTCTTCCAGTATTTCTGAATATGTTGTTATTACTAAATTGTTCTTCTTTGCATATAAAATTGCTTCATCTTCTGTTTCAAAGAAGATATCCAACATATTAAATGTTTCAATATTTATTAGGTGATATATTTGAAAATCACCTTTACCGACTTTGCGTATGAAATATACATTTTGACGAGACATAGTATTTGATTTAAAGTGAAGGTATAATCAACAAATATAGTTAAAAAGCAATCAAAAGCAAATGAGTAAATACAAATTTAGGGCAAGGAGGGTAACCAAATTTTGAGTAAAAGATATTTTATTTTTTTAGAAAATAAAAAACAGATTTATATAGCTGTTTGGGTGCAAACTGGAATGACTACTTTATTAAATTGCGTTATTATGGTCTTATATTGCCCGATTGTTTGAGAAGAAAAAAAACAAAAAATGTTTGTGGTGTTTTTTGGTTACCCTGCCTGCCCTGTGAAAATGATGTAAATTGAAGAAATTGAAAGTAGTAAAAACAAAAAAAGTGGAAACGCTAGTTTTCCACTTTAAAATTGATGATTTTTTGTTTTTTATTCTTCAACCACTTTGTTTCTGTTATCTACATCTTCCCAAGTGTTTTCTATTAATGCGTAAACTGCTATTCCGTTTTTTTTAAGTCTAATGAAATTATGTTTTTTAAGCGCTTTGCCTAACTTGTTTATTGTTCCATCAGTTATATTTATTTTTGCTTTTTCAGCCAGTTTAGCTGCTATTTGTGAAGCATTTAGAAAAACATTAGCCTTTTCTCTTTCGCAAGGTTCAAACCACGTTAACAGCAATTCTTCCTCTGGGCTGTGTAGTTGGTATTGTTCGTTATTTTCGGTAATTGACTTAATTTCTTCCTGGTCGAACCAATATCTAAAACCACTTTTGAAAAGAAACAATGCTTGTGAAAATGCTAAGTTAATATCTACATTGTGCTGGTATTTTATGCCTTCCAACTCAAAACAAAGAAACCTTCTGCTTCCTGTACTATCGTTTAAGAACTGTGCTGTATTAACACTACCTGCAAACGATGCCCTT
Above is a window of Flavobacterium sp. 123 DNA encoding:
- a CDS encoding DNA adenine methylase, with the translated sequence MENKKAKPFLKWAGGKTQLITDIEKVLPKKFMNKKFTFVEPFVGSGAILFWILNNFPKVEKAVINDINADLTNVYKIIASNPIELISVLKDFQEEYHSIDLEVENKREYYTQKRTLFNTRSADKVTQAALFIFLNRTCFNGLFRVNKSNGFNVPIGSYKKPMICDAENIFAVSEALQKVEILTGDYQQTLLYAEKPALFYFDPPYKPLSKTSSFNTYSKDEFDDKEQIRLRDFCKTLNTLEHNWILSNSDVKGKDMDDNFFDDIYDEFHINRVFARRSINANAEKRGKLTELLITNYKNEQTLSIA
- a CDS encoding type II restriction endonuclease; its protein translation is MNKLCQLLNLENEDLLFEQISTTFKDKGITLWNYFVNWEKVHKNIKPIEKELNLLNVLIGKDNIEKEVFDLIKEYPQVIKAFPFLIAFRSTSVSILIDETNFIYKDYDFKHRLMSDEDCKDLAIFFIQSGLGDLMKDKKVKNLVDYVTGVEVGLDSNGRKNRGGTLMENIVEKFVKQACDELGFDYMAQANAKKIKQHWNIDIEVDKSSRNLDFAINKNGKLYFIECNFYGGGGSKLKSTATEYVKMNEYWNAQDITFIWITDGAGWKSTQKPLREYFDKADYLLNLEMLKDKTLENILK